The Leclercia adecarboxylata region ACGGTCATCCGCCAGCTGCTTCACCCCGGCCGCCATATGGTTGAAGGCGCGGGTCACCGAACGGACTTCCGAAGCGCCATATTCGCGCAGCGGAGGCGGAATAATCCCTTTACCGACCTGAAGCGCCGCATGCTCCAGGTCGACCAGCGGTCGGTTCTGAATACGGATAAACAGCCATGCGCCGCCTATCGCCAGCAGCATGATCGCCAGGGTGTAACGGAACAGCGGCGAGAAGTCGCCCTGATGGATTTCGGTCAGCGGGACGCGCACCCAGATATTGGGTGACAGCCAGGTTTTCAGCCAGACGACCGGCGAGCTTTTGTTGACCTCAACGCGCACTTCCGTTGGGCCACCCAGCTGCTGCGCCATCTGCTGGCTGAGGAATTCATAATGCTGCGCCCAGCGCAGGCCTGCGTCTTCCGCCGCTTCGTTAGAATAGAGCGATATCCCCAGCTCACGGTAGATTTCACGGCGAAACGCCGGAGGCACCACCAGCTGCGTGCCGTCTTCCAGCTGTAGCTTATCGGTCATCAGCATACGGACTTCGTAGGCCAGGACCTTATTAAACTGCTGCAGGCTCGGCAGGATCGCAAAGTTCAGCACGACCAGATAGGTCGTCACCAGGCTGACAAACAGCAGGGTGACGATCAGTAACAGGGTGCGGGCAAACGAGCTACGCGGCGAGAAACGCATTCGCCTCATGCTTTAGAGCCGTCCGGGACAAACACGTAGCCCAGACCCCAGACGGTCTGGATATAGCGCGGATGCGCCGGGTCCTCTTCCACCATGCGGCGCAGGCGGGAGATCTGCACGTCGATGGAACGCTCCATCGCGGAATATTCACGGCCACGCGCCAGGTTCATCAGCTTATCGCGGGAGAGCGGCTCACGCGGATGGCTGACCAGCGCTTTCAGTACCGCGAACTCACCGCTGGTCAGCGGCATTGGCTCATCTTCACGGAACATCTCGCGGGTGCCGAGGTTAAGCTTGAACTTACCGAAGGCAATAACCGCCTCTTCCTGCGACGGCGCGCCCGGCAGTTCGTTCGCCTGACGGCGCAGGACGGCACGAATACGGGCCAGCAGCTCGCGCGGGTTGAAGGGTTTTGGGATGTAGTCGTCGGCGCCAATTTCCAGGCCCACGATACGGTCAACCTCTTCCCCTTTCGCCGTCACCATAATGATTGGCATCGGGTTACTCTGGCTACGCAGACGACGGCAGATGGAGAGACCATCTTCGCCCGGCAGCATCAGATCCAGCACCATCAGGTGGAAGGATTCGCGCGTCAGCAGGCGGTCCATCTGTTCGGCGTTGGCAACGCTACGAACCTGGAAGCCCTGCTCGGTCAGATAACGCTCGAGGAGCGCACGCAGGCGCATGTCGTCATCCACCACCAGAATCTTATAATTCTCTTGCATTGTCAGTACTCCCAAAGGTTCGGATAATCTTGAACAGCGTATTCTAAAAAAGTGCGCGTCCACGACCAGCTAATTCTGGTATAAATTCTAGTCGAAATTGTTACAAAGCATATTTAACAGCAGCTTATCTGTACATTCCATCACATAACTCATTATTAATCCTGTCTGTTAAGATAAGTGATACGTAATGTGCGCAAGGTAAGCAACCTCGTCGTAAGGCCAAAGAATGAAAACGCCCCTGATCACCCGCGAAGGGTATGAAAATCTGAAGAAAGAGCTGGACACCCTGTGGCGTGAAGAGCGCCCGGAGGTGACCAAAAAAGTCACCTGGGCGGCAAGCCTCGGCGACCGCAGCGAGAATGCCGACTACCAGTACAACAAGAAACGGCTGCGGGAAATCGACCGCCGGGTGCGGTATCTGACCAAATGCCTCGAGAACCTGAAAATCGTCGATTATTCCCCGCAGCAGGAGGGCAAGGTCTTCTTCGGCGCGTGGGTCGAGATCGAAAACGACGAGGGCGATCTCAAGCGCTTTCGTATTGTCGGCTACGATGAAATTTTTGGTCGTAAGGATTACATCTCCATCGATTCACCGATGGCCCGGGCGCTGCTGAAAAAAGAGGTAGGCGATCTGGCCGTCGTCCATACCCCGGCGGGTGAAGCCAGCTGGTATGTAAATGAAATCGAGTACGTAAAATAGTCCGAGAGCGCCCTCCACGGCTGGCATTTTGCTGTGCCAGTCCGTATAACTATCCCCTGATTTTTCGACCCACAAGATGAAATAGCCATGATGAAAGATTCGCTCTGCCGCATTATTGCGGGTGAACTTCAGGCAAGGGCTGAACAGGTAGAAGCTGCCGTTCGCCTGCTTGATGAAGGGAACACCGTGCCGTTTATTGCACGTTATCGTAAGGAAGTGACTGGCGGTCTGGATGATACGCAGCTGCGTAACCTGGAGACCCGCCTCGGCTATCTCCGTGAACTGGAAGACAGGCGTCAGGCGATTCTGAAATCCATCGGCGAACAGGGCAAGCTGACCAGCGAGCTGGAGGCAGCCATCAACGGCACCCTGAATAAAACCGAACTCGAAGATCTCTATCTGCCGTATAAACAAAAGCGCCGCACCCGCGGACAGATTGCCATTGAAGCAGGCCTGGAGCCGCTGGCCGATCTGCTGTGGACAACGCCGTCCCACGACCCGGAAACCGAAGCCGCGAAGTTTATTGATGCCGATAAAGGCGTGGCCGACACCAAAGCTGCCCTCGATGGCGCCCGCTACATTCTGATGGAGCGCTTTGCCGAAGACGCGGCCCTGCTGGCAAAAGTGCGTGATTATCTGTGGAAGAACGCCCACATCGTCGCCACCGTGGTCAGCGGCAAAGAGGAAGAAGGGGCGAAATTCCGCGACTACTTCGATCATCATGAACCGATCTCAACCGTGCCGTCTCACCGCGCGCTGGCGATGTTCCGCGGCCGCAACGAGGGCATTCTGCAGCTCTCCCTGAACGCCGACCCGCAGTTCGATGAGCCGCCAAAAGAGAGTCACGGCGAGCAGATCATCACCGACCATCTCGGCCTGCGCCTGAACAACGCCCCGGCGGACAGCTGGCGCAAAGGAGTGGTGAGCTGGACCTGGCGTATCAAGGTGCTGATGCACCTCGAAACCGAACTGATGGGCACCGTGCGCGAACGCGCCGAAGACGAGGCGATTAACGTCTTTGCCCGTAACCTGCACGACCTGCTGATGGCGGCCCCGGCTGGCCTGCGCGCCACCATGGGTCTCGATCCGGGCCTGCGTACCGGCGTGAAGGTAGCCGTCGTGGATGGCACCGGCAAGCTGGTGGCCACCGACACCATTTATCCCCATACCGGTCAGGCAGCGAAAGCCGCCGTCGCCGTGGCGGCGCTGTGCGAGAAGCACAACGTTGAGCTGGTGGCGATCGGTAACGGCACCGCCTCCCGCGAAACCGAGCGCTTCTTCCTCGATCTGCAAAAGCAGTTCCCGAAAGTAACGGCGCAAAAGGTGATTGTCAGCGAAGCGGGCGCCTCGGTGTACTCGGCCTCCGAGCTGGCGGCGCAGGAGTTCCCGGATCTGGACGTCTCCCTGCGTGGTGCGGTCTCTATCGCCCGCCGCCTGCAGGATCCGCTGGCGGAACTGGTGAAGATCGACCCGAAATCCATCGGGGTGGGCCAGTACCAGCACGACGTCAGCCAGACGCAGCTGGCGCGTAAGCTGGATGCGGTGGTGGAAGACTGCGTTAACGCCGTGGGCGTTGACCTGAACACCGCCTCCGTCGCCCTGCTCACCCGCGTGGCGGGTTTAACCCGCATGATGGCGCAGAACATCGTCGCCTGGCGCGATGAGAACGGACAGTTCCAGAACCGCCAGCAGCTGCTGAAGGTCAGCCGTCTGGGACCGAAAGCGTTTGAACAGTGCGCGGGCTTCCTGCGTATTAACCACGGCGACAACCCGCTGGACGCCTCTACCGTTCACCCGGAAGCTTATCCGGTGGTGGAACGCATTCTGGCGGCCACTCAGCAGGCGCTGAAAGCGCTGATGGGCAACAGCAGCGAGCTGCGTAACCTGAAAGCGGTCGACTTCACCGATGAAAAATTCGGCGTGCCGACGGTGACCGACATCATCAAAGAGCTGGAGAAACCTGGCCGCGACCCGCGTCCGGAGTTCAAAACCGCGCAGTTTGCGGAAGGCGTCGAGACGATGAACGACCTGCTGCCGGGCATGGTGCTGGAAGGCGCCGTCACCAACGTCACCAACTTTGGTGCCTTTGTGGATATCGGCGTCCATCAGGACGGTCTGGTGCACATCTCCTCTCTTGCCGACAAGTTTGTGGAAGATCCGCATACGGTGGTGAAAGCCGGCGACATCGTGAAGGTAAAAGTGCTGGAGGTGGATCTGCAGCGCAAGCGTATCGCCCTGACCATGCGTCTGGACGAGCAGCCTGGCGAGACCAACGCCCGTCGCGGCGGCGGAAACAGCGAGGCGCGCCAGCAGCGTCCGGCGGCAAAACCTCGCGGTCGCGAAGCACAGCCATCCGGTAACAGCGCGATGATGGATGCGCTGGCAGCGGCGATGGGTAAAAAGCGTTAATACTGGCAGTGCCCGGTGGCGCTTCGCTTACCGGGCCTACAAAACCGTAGGCCGGGTAAACGCAGTGCCGCCCGGCAAACAGAGGGCACGAATTAAATAAATATGGAACCGATTGCATATCCATATTTAAACCGATAATTATCACTCCATTAACAATAAGTCTTTTTTTCTCTCACCCGCAGTCTTCGCAAATATTGAGCAAGGTCAATCAGGCTGCAAATTAATAGCGCCATGCACATTCCGTCACAGTTTTAATATTGATGATAGAAACTATTCTCATTACCATTGTGCCTGTAGATTATTTAACCGTTCGTTAAGTAGGCACTATGCAATTCACTCCAGACAGCGCGTGGAAAATTACCGGTTTTACCCGCGAAATCAGCCCGGCCTATCGGCAGAAACTGCTCTCTTTAGGGATGCTTCCCGGCTCCTCTTTTAACGTTGTGCGCGTTGCCCCGCTGGGCGATCCGGTCCATATCGAAACCCGACGTGTGAATCTGGTTCTGCGTAAGAAAGATCTCGCATTAATAGAAGTTGAAGCTCTGTCTCAATAACACGCCAGCTCTTGTAGCGAGTCTGAAATAAATGAAAAAATTAACCATTGGCTTAATTGGCAATCCCAATTCCGGCAAGACAACCCTGTTTAATCAGCTTACCGGTGCGCGTCAGCGCGTCGGTAACTGGGCAGGCGTCACGGTCGAGCGTAAAGAAGGTTTGTTCACGACCACCGATAACCAGGTCACGCTCGTCGATCTGCCCGGCACCTACTCGTTAACCACCATTTCATCCCAGACGTCACTGGATGAGCAGATCGCCTGCCACTATATTCTGAGCGGCGACGCCGACCTGCTGATCAACGTGGTGGATGCCTCGAACCTCGAGCGCAACCTCTACCTGACGTTACAGCTGCTGGAGCTGGGCATTCCCTGTGTGGTGGCGCTGAACATGCTCGATATTGCCGAGAAACAGCAGATCCGTATCGACGTTGACGCCCTCTCTGCCCGCCTGGGTTGCCCGGTGGTGCCGCTGGTCTCAACCCGCGCCCGGGGTATCGACGCCCTGAAGCTCGCCATTGACCGTCACGGCCGTAACGCCGACGTGGAGCTGGTGCACTACCCTCAGCCGCTGCTGCGTGAAGCCGGGATCCTGGCGAAGGCCATGGCACACAGCATGTCGTTCAAACAGCGCAACTGGCTCGGCCTGCAGATGCTGGAAGGCGATATCTACAGCCGCGCCTATGCCGGTGACGCCGCGCAACAGCTCGACGCGTCCCTTGCACGCCTGAACGACGAGCTGGACGACCCGGCCCTGCACATCGCCGACGCCCGCTATCAGAGCATTGCCGCTATTTGCGATGTGGTCAGCAACGCCCTCACCGCCGAGCCAAGCCGCTTCACCCGGGCGATGGACAGGGTGATCCTCAACCGTTTTCTCGGCCTGCCGGTGTTTCTGCTGGTGATGTACGTGATGTTCCTGCTGGCCATCAACATTGGCGGCGCGCTGCAGCCGCTGTTTGACGTTGGCTCCGTGGCGATCTTCATTCACGGCATTCAGTGGCTGGGCTATACCCTGCACCTGCCGGAATGGCTGACCATTTTCCTCGCCCAGGGGCTGGGCGGCGGGATCAACACCGTGCTGCCGCTGGTGCCGCAGATCGGCATGATGTATCTGTTCCTCTCCTTCCTGGAGGACTCCGGTTACATGGCCCGGGCGGCCTTCGTGATGGATCGCCTGATGCAGGCCCTCGGTCTGCCGGGTAAATCCTTCGTGCCGCTGATTGTCGGTTTTGGCTGCAACGTGCCGTCGGTAATGGGTGCCCGCACCCTGGATGCGCCCCGCGAACGCCTGATGACCATCATGATGGCGCCGTTTATGTCCTGCGGCGCGCGGCTGGCGATTTTTGCCGTCTTTGCCGCCGCCTTCTTCGGTCAGGAGGGGGCGCTGGCGGTCTTCTCGCTTTACGTGCTGGGTATCGTCATGGCGATCCTCACCGGCCTGATGCTCAAGCACACCATCATGCGCGGCGAAGCCACGCCGTTCGTGATGGAGCTGCCGGTTTACCACGTCCCACACCTGAAAAGCCTGCTGATCCAGACCTGGCAGCGCCTGAAAGGCTTTGTCCTGCGGGCGGGTAAAGTGATTGTGGTGGTGAGCATTTTCCTGAGCGCGCTTAACAGCTTTACCCTCAGCGGCCAGGCGGCGGATAACATTAACGACTCGGCGCTGGCCTCCGTCAGCCGCGTCATCACCCCGCTGTTCAAGCCCATTGGCGTACATGAAGATAACTGGCAGGCCACCGTCGGGCTGTTCACCGGCGCAATGGCAAAAGAGGTGGTCGTCGGTACGCTGAACACCCTCTACACCGCCGAAAATATTCAGGAAGCGGAGTTTAACCCGGCGGAATTTCACCTCGGGGACGAACTCTTCAGCGCCGTGGATGAAACCTGGCAGAGCCTGAAAGAGACCTTAAGCCTGAGCGTGCTGGCGAACCCGATTGAAGCCAGCAAAGGCGACGGTGAGATGGCAACCGGCGCAATGGGCGTGATGAGCGAGAAGTTTGGCAGCGCCTCGGCGGCGTACAGCTACCTGATCTTTGTTCTGCTCTACATTCCATGCATCTCGGTGATGGGCGCCATCGCCCGCGAATCAAGCCGCGGCTGGATGGGCTTCTCCGTGCTGTGGGGACTGAATATCGCTTACTCGCTGGCAACGGTCTACTACCAGACGGTCAATTTCAACCAGCATCCGCAGTACAGCCTGGTGTGTATCCTGGCCGTGGTGCTGTTTAACGTGCTGGTGATCGGGCTGTTGCGCCGGGCGCGCAGCCGCGTGGACGTCAATCTGCTGGCGAAAGGCAGGACCGCGGCGGCCTGCTGCGAAAGTCCGGCCAGCGACTGTCATTAGGAGGCGGCATGGCATCGTTAATTGAGGTGCGTGATTTGCTGGCGCTGCAGGGAAGAATGGAGGCCACCCAGCTCAGCCAGATCCTGCATACCCCGCAGGCGATGATCGAGGCCATGCTGCAGCGTCTGGAGGCGATGGGCAAAGCGAAGCGCATTCAGGAAGAGGCCGACGGCTGCTTAACCAGCAGCTGTAAAAGCTGCCCTGAAGGAAAAGCCTGCCTCAGGGAGTGGTGGGCGCTTCAGTAGCCTGAAGCGCCAGATTATTCACAACGAATTATTTGAACACTTCCGCCGTGGCACGAATGTCTTTTTCATTCTTCGTGCCGCTGGTGATCACATAGTAAGTGCCGCCCATTTCATCTGCTTTATCAGACAGCTCTTTTTTGGCATCCATCGGCGCAGTTTTGTCAGAGGTAGAAACATCCCCGACCTTTGTCAGATTCATCTTTTTAGCTTCATCGCGTTGCAGCTCTTTCGCCGCAAAAGCACCAAAAGACAGCGACCCAATAACCAGTGAAGCGACAATTCCTGTGACAAGTTTCATATCCATACTCTCCATCGATTGGTAATTGTGTTTATCGCTGGCGTTACCGCCACCACGACGTAATCAGTATCGTAGCGGCTGGCGACTTTTTCCACGCTGAATACGAAACAATCAGAGTATTCGTTGACGCAGCGCCGTTAAGGCGGCGCAAAAGGCCTGCGGATGCGAGATGAAGGGCGCATGGGCGGCTTTCGCGATGATCTGCGACTCGCTTTGCGGCCACAGTGCATCCAGCAGCGGTACCACCTTACGCGGCACCAGCCCGTCCAGCGCGCCATACAGGCGCAGATGCGGTAGCGACAGCGTCGCCAGCGGGACGCGCAGGTCGATGGTTTTGAGGATCTCCAGCCCGCCATTCAGCACATCCACTTCCGGCATCGGCAAGGCGAGCACCGTGGTTTTCAGCGCGCGGGCATCCTGACGCGCGGTCTCTGTGCCCATGGTCTGTAGCGCCAGAAAACGCTCCACCGTGCGCTGGAAATCATCGCTGAGCTGCTGCTGGAAACCGGCCAGCACCTCGGGTTTGATCCCCGGCCAGTCGCTGCGGGCGCTGAAACAGGGAGATGACGCCACGGTCACCAGCGCCTGCACCCGCTCCGGGTGCGTCAGGGCAATCTGGCTGGCAACCAGCCCACCCAGACTCCAGCCCAGCCAGATCGCCTGTTCAGGGGCCTGAGCCAGCACCTGCTCCGCCATTGCCTCAAGTGACATCGCCGCAAAATCGCGGCTGCGGCCAAAGCCCGGCAGGTCCACCAGGTGCAGCGTAAATTGCGAGGCCAGTTCCTCACTGACGCAACGCCAGACCTCGGCATTCAGTCCCCATCCGTGCAGCAGCACAAGATGACAATTTCCTGTTCCGACGGTCTGCCACCAAAGCGTGTTCATCGATTACTGTTCTCTTTTTTTCACAAGGAGGTTGCCTATGCTAACAGTGCCCGGCTTGTGCTGGCTATGCCGGATGCCGTTGTCGCTCGGCCACTGGGGGGTCTGTTCCCTGTGCGAAAGGGGGATGACGACGCGGGCATGCTGTTGCCCCCAGTGCGGCCTGCCGGCCCTCCATCCCCACCTGCCCTGCGGCCGCTGCCTGCACAAGCCGCCGCCGTGGCAGGCGCTGGTGGCGGTGTGCGGCTATACGCCGCCGATAAGCGCCCTCATACACCAGCTCAAATTTTCCCGACGCACTCAGCTGGCCCAGCCGCTGGCGAGGCTATTACTGCTGGCGCTGTTGCGCGCCAGGCGCAGCCGGGATTTGCCGCGTGTCGATATGATGGTCTGTGTGCCGCTCTGGTCCCGGCGTCACTGGCGGCGCGGGTTTAACCAGAGCGATCTGCTCTGTCGCCCGCTGGCCCGCTGGCTGAACTGCCGCTATGTGCCCGATGCTATTCGCCGTATCCGCGCCACCCCGGCGCAGCATCAGCTGAGCGCGAGATTGCGCAAACGCAACCTGCAGCACGCTTTTGCGCTTGAATTACCGGTCGTCGGGCGCCATATCGCTCTGGTGGATGATGTCGTGACAACAGGCGCTACCGTCGCGGAACTCTCCCGCCTGCTTTTGCGAAGCGGCGCGGCGTCGGTTCAGGTATGGTGTCTGTGTCGAACCTTGTAGCGCCCTCTGGTTGGGCGTATTATACCCAGGTAATTTAGTCAACTATTAGGCCAATGCTATGATCCGTATTTCCGATGCTGCACAAGCGCACTTTGCCAAACTGCTGGCAAATCAGGAAGAAGGGACCCAGATCCGCATATTCGTGATCAACCCGGGCACCCCGAATGCAGAATGCGGCGTCTCTTATTGCCCACCGGATGCTGTGGAAGCAACTGACACCGCCCTGAAATTTGAGCAGCTCACTGCCTATGTCGATGAGCTGAGCGCCCCGTATCTGGAAGATGCGGAAATTGATTTTGTGACCGACCAGCTGGGCTCCCAGTTAACGCTGAAAGCGCCAAACGCCAAAATGCGTAAAGTGACCGATGACGCCCCGCTGATGGAGCGCGTTGAGTACCTGCTGCAGTCCCAGATTAACCCGCAGCTGGCTGGCCACGGTGGTCGCGTCTCCCTGATGGAGATCACCGAAGACGGCCTGGCCATTCTGCAGTTTGGCGGCGGCTGTAACGGCTGTTCCATGGTCGACGTCACCCTGAAAGAAGGGATCGAGAAGCAGCTGCTGAACGAGTTCCCGGAGCTGAAAGGCGTACGCGATCTGACCGAACACCAGCGCGGCGAACACTCCTACTACTGATGCCTGTCTGTTGGCCCGGTGGCGCTACGCTTACTGGGCCAAAAATTCTCTCCCCTGCTTTCCCTGCCTCATAACATGACCTGCGTCTCAGAATTCACATTTTGACCGCCAGGGCCATTCTCAAGCCGCATATGTTACCCGTATCATTCTCGTGGGCACTAAAACAGCTTTACGCCGACCGACTAAACTAAAGATTTAGAAGGCAGCCAGACTGTGTGCCATCAGTTAGCTGTTCCCAGTTGGGGCAACATTAATATGTCGTTGAAACAATGACGTTACCCATAACAATTTTAAGGCCAGATAATCATGCCATTAGTCATCGTCGCTATCGGTGTAATCCTGTTACTGCTCTTGATGATCCGTTTCAAAATGAACGGCTTTATCGCCCTTGTTCTGGTGGCACTTGCTGTCGGCCTGATGCAGGGTATGCCGCTGGTAAAAGTTATCAGCTCCATTAAAGCTGGGGTGGGCGGTACGCTCGGTAGCCTGGCGCTGATCATGGGCTTCGGTGCCATGCTCGGTAAAATGCTGGCTGACTGCGGTGGCGCACAGCGCATCGCGACCACGCTGATTGCCAAATTCGGTAAAAACAACATTCAGTGGGCGGTGGTCTTAACCGGCTTTACCGTTGGTTTCGCCCTGTTCTACGAAGTGGGCTTCGTGCTGATGCTGCCGCTGGTGTTCACCATCGCGGCCTCTGCCAGCATCCCGCTGCTCTATGTGGGCGTGCCGATGGCCGCTGCGCTGTCCGTCACGCACGGCTTCCTGCCGCCGCACCCGGGCCCGACCGCAATCGCGACCATCTTCCATGCGGACATGGGTAAAACCCTGCTGTTCGGTACCATCCTTGCCATCCCGACCGTTATTCTGGCCGGCCCGGTATTTGCCCGCTGCCTGAAAGGTATCGACAAGCCGATCCCGGAAGGTCTGTACAACGCGAAAACCTTTACCGAAGCCGAGATGCCAAGCTTTGCGGTCAGCGTCTGGACCTCTCTGGTACCGGTCGTCCTGATGGCCCTGCGTGCCGTCTGTGAAATGGTCCTGCCGAAAGGCCATCCGGTTCTGGGCGTGGCCGAGTTCCTGGGTGACCCGGTGATGGCAACCCTGATCGCCGTTCTGATTGCGCTGTTCACCTTCGGTCTGAACCGTGGCCGCTCCATGGACCAGATCAACGATACCCTGGGCTCATCGATCAAAATCATCGCTATGATGCTGCTGATCATCGGTGGTGGCGGTGCGTTCAAACAGGTTCTGGTTGATAGCGGCGTGGATAAATACATCGCCTCTATGATGCATGATACCAATATCTCCCCAATCCTGATGGCGTGGTCTATCGCGGCGGTCCTGCGTATCGCGCTGGGTTCTGCCACCGTTGCCGCTATCACTGCGGGCGGTATCGTTGCCCCCCTGATCGCAACTACCGGCGTCAGCCCTGAGCTGATGGTTATCGCGGTCGGTTCCGGTAGCGTGATTTTCTCTCACGTAAACGATCCGGGCTTCTGGCTGTTCAAGGAGTACTTCAACCTGACCATCGGTGAAACCATCAAGTCCTGGTCCATGCTGGAAACCATCATCTCCGTCTGCGGCCTGATCGGGTGTCTGCTGCTGGGTATGGTAGTGTGATGTGATAGTGCCGGGTGGCGGCTGCGCCTTACCCGGCCTACAAAAGCAGAGCATGTACATTCCGTAGGCCCGGATCGCTACGCGTCACCGGGCACTAAAAAACCCGCCTTCTGGCGGGTTTTTTATCACTTCTTCGCGGCCGCTTTTCGCCGCTTATCGATATCCTTAATCAGCTTGTTCACCCCTTCGTCCGCAAACATCGCTTCAAGGGAGGTGGAGAGCTTACGCCGCCAGTTCTTGTACTGGTAGCTGGTACCCGGAATGTTCACCGGTTCTGCCATGTCAATCCAGTCTTCCGGCTGCAGCCCTAACAGGGCGCTGTTACTGTCGGCGATATAACGCTGCAGGCCACGGTTAAGGGTGGGGGTCATCGACATCATCGACGCCTTATGCCCGGTGCGTTTCGGCAGGCAGCCGTGCGCGTGCAGCGCATCGAGCAGCCCCTGCTTCGACAGCTCGCGATCCTGGTACAGCCCGCGCAGCATTACGTCATCAGGGTAGAGACCCAGCGTCTTGCCCAGGGTAAGGTCGCCGCTGTCCCACCAGCCCCGAAGCGTAGGAAGGTCATGCGTCGTCGCGACTGCCATTGATTGTTCTGGATACGCCTCCGGCGCGCGGAAGTTCTTTTCAAGGTCGTTTTCAAAATAGAGCACCTTGTAAGAGTAAACGCCGCTGTCACGCAGCTTGCTGACGATTTCCACCGGCACGGTGCCGAGGTCTTCGCCGATCACCATGCAGTTGTGGCGTTTGCTCTCCAGGGCAAGGATAGAGAGCAGATCGTCCACCGGATAATGCACGTAGGCGCCGTGATCGGCGGTTTCGCCGTACGGGATCCACCACAGGCGCAGGACCGACATCACGTGGTCGATACGCAGCGCCCCGCAGTTCTGCATGTTGGCGCGCAGCAGTTCGATAAACGGCTCATAGGCGCGGGCCGCAATCACGTGCGGATCCATCGGCGGCAGGCCCCAGTTCTGACCCAGCGGGCCTAAAATATCCGGCGGCGCACCGACGGACGCTTTCAGGCAGTAGAGCTCGCGATCGCACCAGGTCTCCGCCCCGCCCTCGGCCACGCCCACCGCCAGGTCGCGGTAGAGGCCAATCGGCATGTTGTAACCCTGGCTCTCCTGCCAGCAGGCCGCGAACTGGCTGTACGCCAGCCACTGCAGCCAGAGGTAGAAATCGACCTCTTCAGCATGCTCTTCGCAAAACGCTTTCACCGCCGGGGAATCCACGGACTGATACTGCTCAGGCCAGACCGGCCAGCCCCAGCGCATTTCGTCCTCTTTCACCTGGTACGCATGCAGGGCATCAAACGCCGCCTGCCAGTAGAGGCTCTCTCCTTCACGGGCAACAAACTCGCGGAACGCCGCCATCTGGTCGTCGTTACGCCGGGCAAAGCCTTTCCACGCCATGCGCAGGGCGGCCATTTTCAGGGCGGTGACGGTGGCGTAATCCACCCACTGGGCATCGCGGGCGCGCTGCAGCGCCTGACGCGTGGTCTCCATGCCCCACCATGCCTGGGCTTCGTCGCTGTTGCGGAAATCTTCAACGGCGTTTACGTCGATATAAATCACGTTCAGCCAGCGACGGGACGACGGGCTGTACGGGCTGGCGCTCTCCGGGTTAGCCGGATAGAGTGCGTGGATGGGGTTGAGGCCGATAAAGGCCCCGCCGCGCTTGCCGACATCGGTCAGCATCTGTTTCAGATCGCCGAAGTCGCCGATCCCCCAGTTATTCTCAGAGCGCAGCGTGTAGAGCTGCAC contains the following coding sequences:
- the envZ gene encoding two-component system sensor histidine kinase EnvZ; amino-acid sequence: MRRMRFSPRSSFARTLLLIVTLLFVSLVTTYLVVLNFAILPSLQQFNKVLAYEVRMLMTDKLQLEDGTQLVVPPAFRREIYRELGISLYSNEAAEDAGLRWAQHYEFLSQQMAQQLGGPTEVRVEVNKSSPVVWLKTWLSPNIWVRVPLTEIHQGDFSPLFRYTLAIMLLAIGGAWLFIRIQNRPLVDLEHAALQVGKGIIPPPLREYGASEVRSVTRAFNHMAAGVKQLADDRTLLMAGVSHDLRTPLTRIRLATEMMGEEDGYLAESINKDIEECNAIIEQFIDYLRTGQEMPMEIAELNAVLGEVVAAESGYEREIETDLQPGDITVRMHPLSIKRAVANMVVNAARYGNGWIKVSSGSELNRAWFQVEDDGPGIKPEQRKHLFQPFVRGDSARSTSGTGLGLAIVQRIVDNHNGLLEIGTSERGGLSIRAWLPVPFPRGQVKES
- the ompR gene encoding osmolarity response regulator transcription factor OmpR, with the protein product MQENYKILVVDDDMRLRALLERYLTEQGFQVRSVANAEQMDRLLTRESFHLMVLDLMLPGEDGLSICRRLRSQSNPMPIIMVTAKGEEVDRIVGLEIGADDYIPKPFNPRELLARIRAVLRRQANELPGAPSQEEAVIAFGKFKLNLGTREMFREDEPMPLTSGEFAVLKALVSHPREPLSRDKLMNLARGREYSAMERSIDVQISRLRRMVEEDPAHPRYIQTVWGLGYVFVPDGSKA
- the greB gene encoding transcription elongation factor GreB, with the translated sequence MKTPLITREGYENLKKELDTLWREERPEVTKKVTWAASLGDRSENADYQYNKKRLREIDRRVRYLTKCLENLKIVDYSPQQEGKVFFGAWVEIENDEGDLKRFRIVGYDEIFGRKDYISIDSPMARALLKKEVGDLAVVHTPAGEASWYVNEIEYVK
- a CDS encoding Tex family protein, with amino-acid sequence MMKDSLCRIIAGELQARAEQVEAAVRLLDEGNTVPFIARYRKEVTGGLDDTQLRNLETRLGYLRELEDRRQAILKSIGEQGKLTSELEAAINGTLNKTELEDLYLPYKQKRRTRGQIAIEAGLEPLADLLWTTPSHDPETEAAKFIDADKGVADTKAALDGARYILMERFAEDAALLAKVRDYLWKNAHIVATVVSGKEEEGAKFRDYFDHHEPISTVPSHRALAMFRGRNEGILQLSLNADPQFDEPPKESHGEQIITDHLGLRLNNAPADSWRKGVVSWTWRIKVLMHLETELMGTVRERAEDEAINVFARNLHDLLMAAPAGLRATMGLDPGLRTGVKVAVVDGTGKLVATDTIYPHTGQAAKAAVAVAALCEKHNVELVAIGNGTASRETERFFLDLQKQFPKVTAQKVIVSEAGASVYSASELAAQEFPDLDVSLRGAVSIARRLQDPLAELVKIDPKSIGVGQYQHDVSQTQLARKLDAVVEDCVNAVGVDLNTASVALLTRVAGLTRMMAQNIVAWRDENGQFQNRQQLLKVSRLGPKAFEQCAGFLRINHGDNPLDASTVHPEAYPVVERILAATQQALKALMGNSSELRNLKAVDFTDEKFGVPTVTDIIKELEKPGRDPRPEFKTAQFAEGVETMNDLLPGMVLEGAVTNVTNFGAFVDIGVHQDGLVHISSLADKFVEDPHTVVKAGDIVKVKVLEVDLQRKRIALTMRLDEQPGETNARRGGGNSEARQQRPAAKPRGREAQPSGNSAMMDALAAAMGKKR
- the feoA gene encoding ferrous iron transporter A gives rise to the protein MQFTPDSAWKITGFTREISPAYRQKLLSLGMLPGSSFNVVRVAPLGDPVHIETRRVNLVLRKKDLALIEVEALSQ